A single Calidifontibacter indicus DNA region contains:
- the uvrA gene encoding excinuclease ABC subunit UvrA, with protein sequence MPAQTPSTAPSTARDHLRISGAREHNLKNISVDLPRDSLVVFTGLSGSGKSSLAFDTIFAEGQRRYVESLSAYARQFLGQMDKPDVDFIEGLSPAVSIDQKSTNRNPRSTVGTITEVYDYLRLLYARAGRPHCPICGEPVGRQTPQQIVDQLMQLPDRTRFQVLAPVVRERKGEYVDLFGELQTKGYSRARVDGEVVTLSEPPTLAKQKKHSIDVVVDRLVAKGPEDRSGKQRLTDSIETALGLAGGIVLIEFVDKEAGDPERERRFSEKMACPNNHPLAMDEIEPRSFSFNSPFGACPVCAGLGTELEVDPDLLVPDEDKSIVDGAILPWTTGGTSSDYFTRVIGALGADLGFSLDTPWRALPERAKEALLYGQNYKVHVRFKNRYGRERSYTTGFEGVVPFIKRRHSETDSDWSREKYEGYMREVPCPTCKGSRLKPETLAVTVGGKSIAEVSALPISEAATFLPGVDFTPRERQIAEQVIKEINARLGFLLDVGLDYLSLDRPAATLSGGEAQRIRLATQIGSGLVGVLYVLDEPSIGLHQRDNHRLIETLTRLRDLGNTLIVVEHDEDTIATADWVIDIGPGAGEHGGEVVHAGPVKDLLANTRSITGDYLAGRRQIETPAVRRPQDGRQIVVRGAREHNLQNVDVAIPLGNLVAVTGVSGSGKSTLVNDILYNVLANQLNGARHVPGRHRTVEGLDQLDKVVHVDQSPIGRTPRSNPATYTGVFDNIRKLFAETTEAKIRGYQPGRFSFNVKGGRCEACAGDGTIKIEMNFLPDVYVPCEVCHGARYNRETLEVHFKGKTIAEVLDMPIEEAKGFFAAVPAIARHMNTLVDVGLGYVRLGQPAPTLSGGEAQRVKLASELQKRSTGRTIYVLDEPTTGLHFEDIRKLLGVLQGLVDKGNTVVVIEHNLDVIKSADWLVDMGPEGGFRGGTVVAEGTPEDVAAVEASHTGRFLRPLLEAAGKPRPSQARGKGARTAPTAPTVAAKAGGGAAKRATASAPTAKSAAKSAAKSPAKSPAKSPAKSATKRAATKAAAPKK encoded by the coding sequence GTGCCTGCCCAGACCCCGTCCACCGCACCCTCGACCGCCCGCGACCACCTGCGGATCAGCGGCGCGCGCGAACACAACCTCAAGAACATCAGCGTCGACCTGCCGCGCGACAGCCTCGTCGTGTTCACCGGGCTGTCCGGCTCGGGCAAGTCGTCGCTGGCGTTCGACACGATCTTCGCCGAGGGCCAGCGGCGTTACGTCGAGTCGCTGTCGGCCTATGCCCGCCAGTTCCTCGGACAGATGGACAAGCCCGACGTCGACTTCATCGAGGGCCTGTCGCCGGCGGTGTCGATCGACCAGAAGTCGACCAACCGCAACCCGCGCTCGACGGTCGGCACGATCACCGAGGTCTACGACTACCTGCGTCTGCTCTACGCGCGCGCAGGTCGTCCGCACTGCCCGATCTGCGGTGAGCCGGTCGGCCGGCAGACCCCGCAGCAGATCGTCGACCAGCTGATGCAGTTGCCCGACCGCACCCGGTTCCAGGTGCTCGCACCCGTCGTGCGCGAACGCAAGGGTGAATACGTCGACCTGTTCGGCGAGCTGCAGACCAAGGGCTACTCGCGTGCCCGGGTCGACGGCGAGGTCGTCACCCTCAGTGAACCGCCCACGCTGGCGAAGCAGAAGAAGCACTCGATCGACGTCGTCGTCGACCGGCTGGTGGCCAAGGGGCCTGAAGACCGGTCGGGCAAGCAGCGGCTGACCGACTCGATCGAGACCGCGCTCGGCCTCGCCGGTGGCATCGTGCTCATCGAGTTCGTCGACAAGGAAGCCGGCGACCCCGAACGGGAGCGCCGCTTCTCCGAGAAGATGGCCTGCCCCAACAACCACCCGCTGGCGATGGACGAGATCGAGCCGCGGTCGTTCTCGTTCAACAGCCCGTTCGGTGCGTGCCCGGTGTGTGCCGGTCTCGGCACCGAGCTCGAGGTCGACCCCGACCTCCTCGTGCCCGACGAGGACAAGTCGATCGTCGACGGCGCCATCCTGCCGTGGACGACCGGTGGCACCTCCAGTGACTACTTCACCCGGGTGATCGGTGCCCTCGGCGCCGACCTCGGGTTCTCGCTCGACACCCCCTGGCGCGCGCTGCCCGAACGGGCCAAGGAAGCGCTCCTGTACGGCCAGAACTACAAGGTGCACGTGCGGTTCAAGAACCGCTACGGGCGCGAGCGCAGCTACACCACCGGCTTCGAGGGGGTGGTGCCGTTCATCAAGCGGCGCCACTCGGAGACCGACTCCGACTGGAGCCGGGAGAAGTACGAGGGCTACATGCGCGAGGTGCCGTGTCCCACCTGTAAGGGGTCGCGGCTCAAGCCCGAGACCCTCGCGGTCACCGTCGGCGGCAAGTCGATCGCAGAGGTCTCCGCGCTGCCGATCTCCGAAGCCGCCACCTTCCTGCCCGGGGTCGACTTCACCCCGCGCGAGCGGCAGATCGCCGAGCAGGTGATCAAGGAGATCAACGCCCGGCTCGGCTTCCTGCTCGATGTCGGCCTCGACTACCTGTCCCTCGACCGTCCGGCCGCGACTCTGAGTGGCGGTGAGGCACAACGGATTCGGCTCGCGACGCAGATCGGGTCGGGTCTGGTCGGCGTGCTCTACGTGCTCGACGAGCCGTCGATCGGGCTGCACCAGCGCGACAACCACCGGTTGATCGAGACCCTCACCCGGCTGCGCGACCTCGGCAACACGTTGATCGTCGTCGAACACGACGAAGACACCATCGCGACGGCCGACTGGGTGATCGACATCGGCCCGGGCGCGGGGGAGCACGGCGGTGAAGTGGTGCACGCGGGCCCGGTGAAGGACCTGCTGGCCAACACCCGGTCGATCACCGGCGACTACCTCGCCGGACGTCGGCAGATCGAGACGCCGGCGGTACGCCGTCCGCAGGACGGCCGGCAGATCGTGGTGCGCGGCGCGCGGGAGCACAACCTGCAGAACGTCGACGTCGCGATCCCGCTCGGCAATCTCGTCGCCGTCACGGGCGTCTCCGGCTCGGGCAAGTCGACCTTGGTCAACGACATCCTCTACAACGTGCTGGCCAACCAGCTCAACGGTGCGCGGCACGTGCCCGGCCGGCACCGCACGGTCGAAGGTCTCGACCAACTCGACAAGGTGGTGCACGTCGACCAGAGCCCGATCGGGCGCACCCCGCGCAGCAACCCGGCCACCTACACCGGCGTCTTCGACAACATCCGCAAGCTGTTCGCCGAGACCACCGAGGCGAAGATCCGCGGTTACCAACCGGGCCGGTTCTCGTTCAACGTCAAGGGCGGTCGCTGCGAGGCGTGCGCCGGCGACGGCACGATCAAGATCGAGATGAACTTCCTGCCCGACGTCTACGTGCCGTGCGAGGTCTGCCACGGAGCGCGCTACAACCGCGAGACGCTCGAGGTGCACTTCAAGGGCAAGACGATCGCCGAGGTGCTCGACATGCCGATCGAGGAGGCGAAGGGCTTCTTCGCCGCGGTGCCGGCGATCGCGCGGCACATGAACACCCTCGTCGACGTCGGTCTGGGCTACGTCCGGCTCGGTCAGCCCGCGCCGACGCTCTCCGGTGGTGAGGCCCAGCGGGTGAAGCTCGCCTCCGAGCTGCAGAAGCGTTCGACCGGTCGCACGATCTACGTGCTCGACGAGCCCACGACGGGGCTGCACTTCGAAGACATCCGCAAGTTGCTCGGCGTGCTGCAGGGCCTGGTCGACAAGGGCAACACGGTCGTCGTCATCGAGCACAACCTCGACGTCATCAAGTCGGCCGACTGGCTGGTCGACATGGGTCCCGAGGGCGGGTTCCGTGGCGGCACGGTCGTCGCCGAAGGCACCCCCGAAGACGTCGCCGCCGTCGAGGCGAGCCACACCGGACGCTTCCTGCGGCCGCTGCTGGAGGCGGCCGGCAAGCCGCGTCCGTCGCAGGCGCGGGGCAAGGGTGCACGGACGGCGCCGACCGCACCGACCGTGGCGGCGAAGGCCGGAGGCGGCGCCGCGAAACGGGCCACCGCCAGTGCGCCCACTGCCAAGAGTGCGGCGAAGAGTGCCGCGAAGAGTCCGGCCAAGAGTCCGGCCAAGAGTCCGGCCAAGAGCGCGACCAAGCGGGCGGCCACGAAGGCGGCCGCACCGAAGAAGTGA
- a CDS encoding Rieske (2Fe-2S) protein, protein MSDQKRPTDRRSVLRGLGVVAAAGGLAACSKDDVDAAKTSASDLGSSASSGASQAAGSASSAASSVSSSVSAEVSGDSIPTAKVPVGSGYIDADKKIVVSQPEAGQFKAFSSICTHESCPITRIDGDAAVCTCHGSAFSLSDGSVVNGPADKPLSEKKVAVDGANLIVS, encoded by the coding sequence ATGAGCGACCAGAAACGACCCACCGACCGCCGCAGCGTGCTTCGTGGACTCGGCGTCGTCGCCGCTGCGGGCGGTCTCGCCGCCTGCAGCAAGGACGACGTCGACGCGGCCAAGACCAGCGCGTCCGACCTCGGCTCGTCCGCCAGTTCCGGGGCCTCGCAGGCCGCCGGGAGCGCGTCGTCGGCAGCGTCGTCGGTGTCGTCGTCGGTGTCGGCGGAGGTCTCCGGCGACAGCATCCCGACCGCGAAGGTGCCGGTCGGCAGCGGCTACATCGACGCCGACAAGAAGATCGTGGTCAGCCAGCCGGAGGCCGGGCAGTTCAAGGCGTTCAGTTCCATCTGCACCCACGAGTCCTGCCCGATCACCCGCATCGACGGCGATGCCGCGGTGTGCACGTGTCACGGCAGCGCGTTCTCGCTGTCCGACGGCTCTGTCGTCAACGGCCCGGCCGACAAGCCGTTGTCGGAAAAGAAGGTCGCGGTCGACGGCGCGAACCTCATCGTCTCCTGA
- the uvrC gene encoding excinuclease ABC subunit UvrC, whose amino-acid sequence MADPSTYRPKPGDIPVDPGVYRFRDKDGRVIYVGKAKSLRSRLSSYFQDITALHPRTRTMVLTGASVEWTVVRNEVEALQLEYSWIKEFDPRFNVKYRDDKSYPYLAVTMGEEFPRAQVMRGAKRKGTRYFGPYAHAWAIRETLDQLLRVFPVRTCSGGVFKRAGQVGRPCLLGYIEKCSAPCVGNVSAEEHREIAEEFCDFMDGNTGRFVKRLEQQMKQASAELDYETAARRRDDIVALRKSLEHSAVVLGDKTDTDVFGVADDDLEAAVQVFHVRGGRVRGQRGWVVDKEAEGDLALAEVIERLLQQVYGEESGQGVPREVLVPVLPADVDSMAEWLTERRGAQVSLRVPQRGDKKTLMETVTRNATQSLARHKVARAGDLTARSQALQELQEYLDLPQAPLRIECYDVSHVQGTNVVASMVVFEDGLPRKSEYRKFGVRGTRTESGELRLDDTAAMDEVLTRRFRRYLAERENAGDVELDDLDDDAPTSGPIDETTGKPRRFAYPPQLVVVDGGKPQVSAATRALRELGIDDIPVVGLAKRLEEVWVDGDDFPVILPRTSEGLYLLQRVRDEAHRFAISFHRQRRSKSMTVSALDGIPGLGEVKRKALLKHFGSVKKVRAATAEEIREVDGIGPSLAEAIRTHLGQDDAAPAVNLTTGEVLE is encoded by the coding sequence GTGGCTGACCCGTCGACCTACCGTCCGAAACCAGGAGACATCCCGGTAGACCCGGGGGTCTACCGTTTCCGCGACAAGGACGGCCGGGTCATCTACGTCGGCAAGGCCAAGTCGCTGCGCAGCCGGCTTTCGTCCTACTTCCAGGACATCACCGCGCTCCATCCGCGCACCCGCACGATGGTGCTCACCGGCGCGTCCGTCGAATGGACCGTCGTGCGCAACGAGGTCGAGGCGCTGCAACTCGAGTACTCCTGGATCAAGGAGTTCGACCCGCGCTTCAACGTCAAGTACCGCGACGACAAGTCTTATCCCTACCTCGCCGTCACGATGGGCGAGGAGTTTCCCCGCGCGCAGGTGATGCGCGGCGCGAAGCGCAAGGGCACCCGCTACTTCGGCCCCTACGCGCACGCCTGGGCGATCCGGGAGACGCTCGACCAGTTGTTGCGGGTCTTTCCGGTGCGCACGTGCAGCGGAGGCGTCTTCAAGCGGGCCGGTCAGGTGGGGCGCCCCTGCCTGCTCGGCTACATCGAGAAGTGCTCGGCGCCGTGCGTCGGCAATGTGTCGGCCGAGGAGCACCGCGAGATCGCCGAGGAGTTCTGCGACTTCATGGACGGCAACACCGGCCGGTTCGTGAAGCGGCTCGAGCAGCAGATGAAGCAGGCTTCGGCCGAACTCGACTACGAGACCGCCGCCCGCCGGCGCGACGACATCGTCGCGTTGCGAAAGTCGTTGGAGCACAGCGCGGTTGTGCTGGGCGACAAGACCGACACCGACGTGTTCGGCGTCGCCGACGACGACCTCGAGGCGGCCGTGCAGGTGTTCCACGTGCGCGGCGGACGGGTGCGCGGCCAGCGCGGCTGGGTCGTCGACAAGGAGGCCGAGGGCGACCTCGCTCTGGCCGAGGTGATCGAGCGGCTGCTACAGCAGGTCTACGGCGAGGAGTCGGGGCAAGGCGTGCCGCGCGAGGTGCTGGTGCCGGTGCTGCCCGCCGATGTCGACTCGATGGCCGAATGGCTCACCGAACGACGCGGCGCGCAGGTGTCGTTGCGGGTGCCGCAGCGGGGCGACAAGAAGACCCTGATGGAGACGGTCACCCGCAACGCGACCCAGTCGCTGGCCCGGCACAAAGTGGCCCGCGCCGGCGACCTCACCGCGCGCAGTCAGGCCCTGCAGGAACTCCAGGAGTATCTCGACCTGCCGCAGGCACCGTTGCGCATCGAGTGTTACGACGTCAGCCACGTCCAGGGCACCAACGTCGTCGCCAGCATGGTGGTCTTCGAGGACGGACTGCCGCGCAAGTCGGAGTACCGCAAGTTCGGGGTGCGCGGCACCCGCACCGAGTCGGGCGAGCTGCGTCTCGACGACACCGCCGCCATGGACGAGGTGCTCACCCGGCGTTTCCGCCGGTATCTCGCCGAACGGGAGAACGCCGGAGACGTCGAACTCGACGACTTGGACGACGACGCGCCCACGTCCGGACCGATCGACGAGACCACCGGAAAGCCGCGCCGGTTCGCCTACCCGCCGCAACTTGTCGTCGTCGACGGCGGCAAGCCGCAGGTCAGTGCGGCCACCCGGGCGTTGCGCGAGCTAGGCATCGACGACATCCCGGTGGTCGGCCTCGCGAAGCGGCTGGAGGAGGTCTGGGTCGACGGCGACGACTTCCCGGTCATCCTGCCGCGCACCAGCGAGGGTCTCTACCTGCTGCAGCGGGTACGTGACGAGGCACACCGGTTCGCGATCAGCTTCCACCGCCAGCGGCGCAGCAAGTCGATGACCGTGTCGGCCCTCGACGGCATCCCCGGCTTGGGCGAGGTGAAGCGCAAGGCGTTGCTGAAGCATTTCGGCTCGGTCAAGAAGGTGCGGGCCGCGACCGCCGAGGAGATCCGCGAAGTCGACGGCATCGGTCCGTCGCTTGCGGAGGCGATCCGCACGCATCTGGGCCAAGATGATGCTGCACCCGCGGTCAACCTGACCACGGGAGAGGTTCTGGAGTAG
- the rapZ gene encoding RNase adapter RapZ, whose product MSDPSQTPAVSEPATGPTGHELLILTGMSGAGRTSAANVLEDAQWYVIDNLPPQMLSAMAELLAGRSEKAPMKLAAVVDVRARTFFTDFRDGLDRLRDEGWRPLVLFMDATDEALVRRFESVRRPHPLQGEGRLLDGIQTEREVLRELRANADVIIDTSGLNVHQLSAKVRQFLGPSDHQVALRVAVLSFGFKYGIPLDADIVFDMRFLPNPFWNPELRPFTGQDQVVSDFVLSQDGATEFLDRAEAMLEPVLRGYLREGRSYATIAFGCTGGKHRSVAMAEALRSRLDADPDIRAVVVHRDLGRE is encoded by the coding sequence ATGTCAGATCCGAGTCAGACCCCCGCCGTGTCCGAGCCAGCCACAGGGCCCACGGGGCACGAGTTGCTCATCCTCACCGGGATGAGCGGCGCCGGCCGCACGAGTGCAGCCAACGTGCTCGAGGACGCGCAGTGGTACGTCATCGACAACCTGCCGCCGCAGATGTTGTCGGCCATGGCCGAGTTGCTCGCGGGCCGTTCCGAGAAGGCGCCGATGAAGTTGGCCGCGGTCGTCGACGTGCGGGCCCGCACCTTCTTCACCGACTTCCGGGACGGCCTCGACCGGCTCCGTGACGAGGGCTGGCGGCCGCTGGTGCTGTTCATGGACGCCACCGACGAGGCGTTGGTGCGACGGTTCGAGTCGGTGCGCCGTCCGCACCCGTTGCAGGGGGAGGGACGCCTGCTCGACGGCATCCAGACCGAGCGTGAGGTGCTGCGCGAATTGCGCGCCAACGCCGACGTGATCATCGACACCAGCGGCCTCAACGTGCATCAGTTGAGTGCGAAGGTGCGTCAGTTCCTCGGCCCGAGCGACCACCAGGTCGCGCTCCGGGTCGCGGTGCTGTCGTTCGGGTTCAAGTACGGCATCCCGCTCGACGCCGACATCGTGTTCGACATGCGGTTCCTGCCCAACCCGTTCTGGAACCCGGAGTTACGTCCGTTCACCGGCCAGGACCAGGTGGTGTCCGACTTCGTGCTGTCCCAGGACGGAGCGACCGAGTTTCTCGACCGCGCCGAGGCCATGCTCGAACCCGTGCTGCGCGGCTACCTGCGTGAAGGACGCAGTTACGCGACGATCGCGTTCGGCTGCACCGGCGGCAAGCACCGGTCGGTTGCAATGGCCGAGGCGTTGCGCAGCCGACTCGACGCCGACCCCGACATCCGCGCGGTCGTCGTGCACCGCGACCTCGGCCGTGAGTGA
- a CDS encoding gluconeogenesis factor YvcK family protein: protein MTPAPIPGVGAGINLRPRVAALGGGHGLSASLQALQLVTDRITAIVTVADDGGSSGRLREEFDILPPGDLRMALAALCDTTEWGQQWADALQHRFAGDGPLGGHALGNLIIASLWDLLGDPVAGLDLVGRLLGARGRVLPMSTEPLQIRAMVAGVHPDRDDDVSEVVGQAQVATTPGRVQSIRLVPDPPLACREAVDAIHDAEWVVLGPGSWFTSVMPHLAVPDLREALVQTRAKRLLTLNVVNSGETEGFTAADHLQVMVEHAPELHFDTVLADASAVAGQEQQLRSAAESVGAELVLKTVANPQRPGTHDVLLLAAAYRDIVG from the coding sequence ATGACCCCAGCACCCATCCCCGGTGTCGGCGCCGGGATCAACCTGCGTCCGCGCGTCGCTGCGCTCGGCGGCGGCCACGGCCTGTCGGCCTCCCTGCAGGCGCTGCAACTGGTGACCGACCGGATCACCGCGATCGTCACGGTCGCCGACGACGGCGGCTCCAGCGGACGGCTGCGTGAGGAGTTCGACATCCTGCCGCCCGGTGACCTGCGGATGGCGTTGGCGGCGTTGTGCGACACCACCGAGTGGGGGCAACAGTGGGCCGACGCACTGCAACACCGCTTCGCCGGTGACGGCCCGCTCGGCGGGCACGCCCTCGGCAACCTGATCATCGCCTCGCTGTGGGATCTGCTCGGCGACCCGGTCGCCGGTCTCGACCTGGTGGGGCGCCTGCTCGGTGCCCGCGGACGCGTGCTGCCGATGTCGACGGAGCCGCTGCAGATCCGCGCGATGGTGGCAGGTGTGCACCCCGACCGCGACGACGACGTGAGCGAGGTCGTCGGGCAGGCGCAGGTGGCCACCACCCCCGGTCGGGTGCAGTCGATCCGGCTCGTGCCCGACCCACCGTTGGCCTGCCGCGAGGCGGTCGACGCGATCCACGACGCGGAGTGGGTGGTGCTGGGGCCTGGCTCGTGGTTCACCTCGGTGATGCCACACCTCGCGGTGCCCGACCTGCGCGAGGCGCTCGTGCAGACCCGCGCCAAGCGTCTGCTGACGCTCAACGTGGTCAACAGCGGCGAGACCGAAGGATTCACCGCGGCCGACCACCTGCAGGTGATGGTCGAGCACGCCCCGGAACTGCACTTCGATACCGTGCTCGCCGACGCGTCCGCCGTCGCCGGACAGGAACAGCAGTTGCGCAGCGCGGCCGAGTCGGTCGGCGCCGAGCTCGTGCTGAAAACGGTGGCCAACCCGCAGCGTCCGGGCACTCACGACGTACTCTTGCTCGCTGCTGCGTATCGCGACATCGTCGGTTGA
- the whiA gene encoding DNA-binding protein WhiA: MAMTSAVKDELSRLPVAKTCCRKAEVSAILRFAGGLHIVGGRIVIEAELDTANAARRLRKDITDLYGQVPEVVVMSAGGIRRTSRYVVRVSQDGEALARQTGLIDSRGRPVRGLPPRVVNGSICDAEAAWRGAFLAHGSLTEPGRSSALEVTCPGPEAALALVGAARRLGIASKAREVRGVDRVVIRDGDAISQLLTRLGAHDCVLSWEERRMRREVRATANRLANFDDANLRRSARAAVAAGARVGRAMEILGDEVPDHLAHAGQLRLQHKQASLEELGQLSQPTMTKDAVAGRIRRLLAMADKKAEELGIPGTEAGLTPDMLDGE; the protein is encoded by the coding sequence ATGGCGATGACATCCGCGGTCAAGGACGAACTCAGCCGACTGCCGGTCGCCAAGACCTGCTGCCGCAAGGCCGAGGTGTCCGCGATCCTGCGGTTCGCCGGTGGTCTGCACATCGTCGGTGGCCGCATCGTCATCGAGGCCGAACTCGACACCGCGAACGCCGCACGCCGCCTGCGCAAGGACATCACCGACCTCTACGGCCAGGTGCCCGAGGTCGTCGTGATGAGCGCCGGTGGCATTCGTCGCACCAGCCGCTACGTCGTGCGGGTCAGCCAGGACGGCGAGGCCCTGGCCCGTCAGACGGGCTTGATCGACAGCCGTGGCCGCCCCGTTCGCGGCCTGCCGCCGCGGGTGGTCAACGGGTCGATCTGCGACGCCGAGGCCGCCTGGCGCGGTGCGTTCCTCGCCCACGGTTCGCTCACCGAGCCGGGCCGCTCGTCGGCCCTGGAGGTCACCTGCCCGGGCCCGGAGGCCGCCTTGGCGCTCGTCGGTGCGGCCCGCCGGCTCGGCATCGCGAGCAAGGCGCGCGAGGTGCGCGGCGTCGACCGTGTGGTCATCCGCGACGGCGACGCGATCAGCCAACTGCTCACCCGGCTCGGTGCTCACGACTGCGTGCTGTCCTGGGAGGAGCGCCGGATGCGGCGCGAGGTGCGCGCGACGGCCAACCGGCTCGCCAACTTCGACGACGCCAACCTGCGCCGTTCGGCCCGTGCCGCGGTCGCCGCGGGCGCGCGGGTGGGGCGCGCGATGGAGATCCTCGGCGACGAGGTGCCCGACCACCTGGCGCACGCCGGACAACTGCGTCTGCAGCACAAGCAGGCGAGCCTGGAAGAGCTCGGGCAGCTGTCCCAGCCGACGATGACCAAGGACGCCGTGGCCGGCCGCATCCGGCGGCTGCTGGCGATGGCCGACAAGAAGGCCGAGGAGCTCGGCATCCCCGGCACCGAGGCCGGGCTGACCCCGGACATGCTCGACGGGGAGTGA
- the gap gene encoding type I glyceraldehyde-3-phosphate dehydrogenase gives MTVRVGINGFGRIGRNFFRAVVASGADVEVVAVNDLTDNQTLAHLLKYDSILGRFDGEVTYDDESITANGKQIKAFAEKDPSALPWKDLGVDVVVESTGFFTDATKAQAHIDAGAKKVIISAPAKNEDITIVMGVNDGLYDAKSHNIISNASCTTNCLAPMAKALNDAIGIERGLMTTIHAYTQDQNLQDAPHKDLRRARAAALNVVPTTTGAAKAVALVLPELKGKLDGFAMRVPTPTGSATDLTFVASKEVTVEEVNAAVKSAAEGALKGYLVYTEDPIVSKDIETDPASCIFDADLTKVSGNLVKVVGWYDNEWGYSNRLVDLVKLVGKDL, from the coding sequence GTGACCGTCCGTGTAGGAATCAATGGCTTTGGCCGTATCGGCCGCAACTTCTTCCGGGCCGTCGTGGCCTCCGGAGCCGACGTCGAGGTGGTGGCGGTCAACGACCTGACCGACAACCAGACGCTGGCCCACCTGCTCAAGTACGACTCGATCCTCGGCCGCTTCGACGGCGAGGTCACGTACGACGACGAGTCGATCACCGCCAACGGCAAGCAGATCAAGGCGTTCGCCGAGAAGGACCCGTCGGCGCTGCCGTGGAAGGACCTCGGCGTCGACGTCGTCGTCGAGTCGACCGGCTTCTTCACCGACGCCACCAAGGCCCAGGCCCACATCGACGCCGGTGCGAAGAAGGTCATCATCTCCGCGCCCGCCAAGAACGAGGACATCACGATCGTGATGGGCGTCAACGACGGCTTGTACGACGCGAAGTCGCACAACATCATCAGCAACGCGTCCTGCACCACCAACTGCCTCGCGCCGATGGCCAAGGCCCTCAACGACGCGATCGGCATCGAGCGCGGCCTGATGACCACCATCCACGCCTACACCCAGGACCAGAACCTGCAGGACGCCCCGCACAAGGACCTGCGCCGTGCGCGCGCTGCCGCGCTGAACGTCGTGCCGACAACCACCGGCGCGGCGAAGGCCGTGGCGCTGGTGCTGCCGGAGCTCAAGGGCAAGCTCGACGGTTTCGCGATGCGCGTGCCGACCCCGACCGGTTCGGCCACCGACCTCACCTTCGTTGCCTCCAAGGAGGTCACGGTCGAAGAGGTCAACGCCGCCGTGAAGTCGGCCGCCGAAGGCGCGCTCAAGGGCTACCTGGTCTACACCGAAGACCCGATCGTCTCCAAGGACATCGAGACCGACCCGGCGTCCTGCATCTTCGACGCAGACCTCACCAAGGTCAGCGGCAACCTGGTCAAGGTCGTTGGTTGGTACGACAACGAGTGGGGTTACTCCAACCGCCTCGTCGACCTCGTGAAGCTCGTCGGTAAGGACCTCTGA
- a CDS encoding phosphoglycerate kinase: protein MRTIDDLGDLKGKKVLLRSDLNVPLDGRTITDDGRIRASVPTIEKLTGQGAQVIVCAHLGRPKGAPEEKYSLAPVAQRLGELIGKPVAFASDTVGESAKEKVAALQDGEVVLLENLRFNPGETSKDDAERSAFASELASLADVFVSDGFGVVHRAQASVYDIAQLLPHAAGGLVQAEVEVLKRLTDEPQRPYAVVLGGAKVSDKLGVIENLLKTADQLVIGGGMVFTFLAAQGHEVGKSLLEKDQIDTVKGYLDEAKAKGVEIVLPTDIVAATEFSADADHEVVAADAIPADRMGLDIGPESGRAFAEVVRAAKTVFWNGPMGAFEMEPYAAGTKAVAEAVAEATKQGALTVIGGGDSAAAVRQLGFADDDFTHISTGGGASLEYLEGKELPGLSVLDN, encoded by the coding sequence ATGCGCACGATCGATGACCTGGGTGACCTGAAGGGCAAGAAGGTGCTGCTGCGCAGCGACCTGAACGTCCCGCTCGACGGCCGCACGATCACCGACGACGGACGCATCCGCGCGTCCGTGCCGACGATCGAGAAGCTGACCGGGCAGGGCGCCCAGGTCATCGTGTGCGCCCACCTCGGGCGGCCCAAGGGTGCGCCCGAGGAGAAGTACTCCCTCGCGCCGGTAGCGCAGCGACTGGGCGAACTGATCGGCAAACCGGTGGCGTTCGCGTCCGACACCGTCGGCGAGTCGGCCAAGGAGAAGGTCGCCGCGTTGCAGGACGGCGAGGTCGTGTTGCTCGAGAACCTCCGGTTCAACCCGGGGGAGACCAGCAAGGACGACGCGGAGCGTTCCGCGTTCGCAAGTGAACTCGCTTCTCTGGCAGACGTTTTCGTCAGTGACGGCTTCGGTGTCGTGCACCGCGCGCAGGCGTCGGTCTACGACATCGCCCAGCTGCTGCCGCACGCCGCCGGCGGACTGGTGCAGGCCGAGGTCGAGGTGCTCAAGCGCCTCACCGACGAGCCGCAGCGCCCGTACGCGGTGGTGCTCGGTGGCGCGAAGGTCAGCGACAAGCTCGGTGTGATCGAGAACCTCCTGAAGACCGCCGACCAGCTCGTCATCGGCGGCGGCATGGTGTTCACCTTCCTCGCCGCCCAAGGGCACGAGGTCGGCAAGAGCCTGCTGGAGAAGGACCAGATCGACACCGTCAAGGGTTACCTCGACGAGGCGAAGGCCAAGGGCGTCGAGATCGTGCTCCCGACCGACATCGTGGCTGCCACGGAGTTCTCGGCCGACGCCGACCACGAGGTCGTCGCCGCCGACGCGATCCCCGCCGACCGGATGGGCCTCGACATCGGGCCGGAATCCGGCAGGGCGTTCGCCGAGGTCGTGCGCGCGGCGAAGACGGTCTTCTGGAACGGCCCGATGGGTGCGTTCGAGATGGAGCCCTATGCGGCCGGCACCAAGGCGGTCGCCGAGGCCGTGGCGGAGGCCACGAAGCAGGGCGCGCTGACCGTCATCGGCGGCGGCGACTCCGCCGCCGCGGTGCGTCAGCTCGGTTTCGCCGACGACGACTTCACCCACATCTCCACGGGTGGCGGCGCCAGCCTCGAGTACCTCGAGGGCAAAGAACTGCCCGGTCTGTCGGTGCTCGACAACTGA